In the Streptomyces sp. NBC_00525 genome, one interval contains:
- the secD gene encoding protein translocase subunit SecD: protein MAAPKKGRGAAGGQGKPGRSLALILIAMVALTGGMFLAHQPTPRLGIDLAGGTSITLEAKAEPGQESAINKTNMDTAVEIMNRRVNGLGVSEAEVQTQGSKNIIVNIPKGTNSAQARKQVGTTAKLYFRPVLTIAQGTPTPAPSASPSGKASAPPSPKASASEEASDGEEGEHAGSSTEPSASATAQGRAVTGALKADASPTPKASQSASAEDEAAAAKLQKQFEALDCSTKESRSKAARGGKAEDTVVACSSEGDIKYVLGPAEVSGTEVDSARANFDQQRGMWIVQMEFSDKGSKQFQTITKKLSAQQEPQNQFAIALDGEVVSAPRVNETLSGSAEISGSFNQESAEELANVLSYGALPLSFKEQSVTTVTAALGGEQLRAGLIAGAIGLALVVIYLVAYYRGLAFIALLSLLVSGILSYTIMSLLGPGIGFALNLPAVCGAIVAIGITADSFIVYFERVRDEIREGRTLRPAVERGWPRARRTILVSDFVSFLAAAVLFVVTVGKVQGFAFTLGLTTLLDIVVVFLFTKPLLTLMARKKFFASGHPWSGLDPKRLGAKPPLRRSRRVNAPTEPKEA from the coding sequence GTGGCAGCACCGAAGAAAGGCCGAGGCGCGGCCGGTGGACAGGGGAAGCCAGGGCGATCCCTGGCGCTGATCCTGATCGCCATGGTCGCGCTGACGGGCGGGATGTTCCTGGCCCACCAGCCGACGCCGAGACTCGGCATCGACCTGGCGGGCGGCACGTCCATCACGCTGGAGGCCAAGGCCGAGCCGGGCCAGGAATCGGCGATCAACAAGACCAACATGGACACCGCGGTCGAGATCATGAACCGCCGTGTCAACGGTCTTGGGGTCAGTGAGGCCGAGGTCCAGACCCAGGGCAGCAAGAACATCATCGTCAACATCCCCAAGGGCACGAACTCCGCCCAGGCCCGGAAGCAGGTCGGCACCACGGCCAAGCTCTACTTCCGGCCCGTGCTGACGATCGCCCAGGGAACGCCCACCCCGGCACCCAGCGCCTCACCCTCGGGCAAGGCCAGCGCGCCACCATCACCCAAGGCATCAGCATCGGAAGAGGCCTCGGACGGCGAGGAGGGTGAGCATGCCGGCTCCTCGACCGAGCCGTCCGCCTCCGCCACCGCCCAGGGCCGCGCCGTCACCGGCGCCCTGAAGGCCGACGCCTCCCCGACCCCGAAGGCCAGCCAGTCCGCGTCCGCCGAGGACGAGGCCGCCGCCGCGAAGCTGCAGAAGCAGTTCGAGGCGCTGGACTGCTCCACCAAGGAATCGCGCTCCAAGGCCGCCCGAGGCGGCAAGGCCGAGGACACGGTCGTCGCCTGCAGCTCCGAGGGCGACATCAAGTACGTGCTCGGCCCGGCCGAGGTCTCCGGCACCGAGGTCGACAGCGCCCGTGCCAACTTCGACCAGCAGCGCGGCATGTGGATCGTGCAGATGGAGTTCTCCGACAAGGGCTCCAAGCAGTTCCAGACGATCACCAAGAAGCTCTCCGCCCAGCAGGAGCCCCAGAACCAGTTCGCCATCGCCCTCGACGGCGAGGTCGTCTCGGCCCCCCGCGTCAACGAGACGCTGAGCGGCAGCGCCGAGATCTCCGGCAGCTTCAACCAGGAATCCGCCGAGGAACTGGCCAACGTCCTCTCCTACGGCGCCCTCCCGCTCTCCTTCAAGGAGCAGAGCGTCACCACCGTCACCGCCGCACTCGGCGGCGAGCAGCTGAGGGCCGGGCTCATCGCCGGTGCCATCGGCCTCGCGCTCGTGGTGATCTACCTGGTGGCCTACTACCGAGGACTCGCGTTCATCGCCCTCCTCAGCCTCCTGGTCTCCGGCATCCTCAGCTACACGATCATGTCGCTCCTCGGCCCCGGCATCGGCTTCGCGCTGAACCTGCCCGCCGTCTGTGGAGCCATCGTGGCGATCGGTATCACCGCGGACTCCTTCATCGTGTACTTCGAACGCGTGAGAGACGAGATCCGCGAAGGCCGCACGCTGAGGCCGGCCGTCGAGCGGGGCTGGCCGCGCGCCCGCCGCACCATCCTGGTCTCCGACTTCGTGTCGTTCCTCGCCGCCGCCGTGCTCTTCGTCGTCACCGTCGGCAAGGTCCAGGGCTTCGCGTTCACGCTGGGGCTCACCACGCTGCTCGACATCGTCGTGGTCTTCCTCTTCACCAAGCCGCTGCTGACGCTGATGGCCCGGAAGAAGTTCTTCGCCAGCGGCCACCCGTGGTCCGGTCTGGACCCGAAGCGCCTCGGGGCCAAGCCGCCGCTGCGCCGCTCCCGCCGCGTCAACGCCCCCACCGAACCGAAGGAGGCGTGA
- the yajC gene encoding preprotein translocase subunit YajC: MNPLTLLPLIVLIGAMFLMTRSAKKKQAAAAAMRDEMQPGTGVRTIGGMYATVKELHADTVLLEVAPGVHAVYAKNAIGAVLDDAEYNRIVHGDEPELDVDGAIVPDDASSLTGPDTDDAKTDLVKKTDSDEGDEAGAEADDKAEGKGDGETGSK, translated from the coding sequence GTGAATCCCCTGACTCTCCTCCCCCTCATCGTGCTCATCGGGGCCATGTTCCTGATGACGCGGTCCGCCAAGAAGAAGCAGGCGGCGGCTGCGGCGATGCGCGACGAAATGCAGCCCGGTACCGGCGTCCGCACGATCGGGGGGATGTACGCCACCGTCAAGGAGCTGCACGCCGACACGGTCCTCCTCGAGGTTGCTCCCGGCGTCCACGCCGTTTACGCCAAGAACGCCATCGGCGCCGTTCTCGACGACGCGGAGTACAACCGCATCGTCCACGGCGACGAGCCCGAGCTCGACGTCGACGGCGCGATCGTGCCGGACGACGCCTCCTCGCTCACCGGTCCCGACACCGACGACGCCAAGACCGACCTGGTCAAGAAGACCGACTCGGACGAGGGCGACGAGGCCGGGGCCGAGGCCGACGACAAGGCCGAGGGCAAGGGCGACGGCGAGACCGGCTCGAAGTAG
- the ruvB gene encoding Holliday junction branch migration DNA helicase RuvB — protein sequence MNWDDTDAGMDERFDERPADERLVDAGADGDDTAVEAALRPKDLDEFVGQEKVREQLDLVLKAARARGATADHVLLSGAPGLGKTTLSMIIAAEMNAPIRITSGPAIQHAGDLAAILSSLQEGEVLFLDEIHRMSRPAEEMLYMAMEDFRVDVIVGKGPGATAIPLELPPFTLVGATTRAGLLPPPLRDRFGFTGHMEFYTPAELERVIHRSARLLDVETDAAGAAEIAGRSRGTPRIANRLLRRVRDYAQVKADGRIDRETAAAALGVYEVDARGLDRLDRAVLGALLKLFGGGPVGLSTLAVAVGEERETVEEVAEPFLVREGLLARTPRGRVATPAAWAHLGMVQPQNGVTGQQGLFGA from the coding sequence ATGAACTGGGACGACACCGACGCCGGCATGGACGAACGCTTCGACGAACGGCCGGCCGACGAGCGGCTGGTCGACGCCGGAGCCGACGGCGACGACACCGCGGTCGAGGCGGCGCTGCGCCCCAAGGACCTCGACGAGTTCGTCGGCCAGGAGAAGGTGCGCGAACAGCTCGACCTCGTCCTCAAGGCCGCCCGCGCCCGCGGCGCCACCGCCGACCACGTGCTGCTCTCCGGCGCCCCCGGCCTCGGCAAGACCACCCTCTCCATGATCATCGCGGCCGAGATGAACGCCCCGATCCGCATCACCTCCGGCCCCGCCATCCAGCACGCCGGAGACCTCGCGGCGATCCTCTCCTCGCTCCAGGAGGGCGAGGTCCTCTTCCTGGACGAGATCCACCGCATGTCCCGGCCCGCCGAGGAGATGCTGTACATGGCCATGGAGGACTTCCGGGTCGACGTCATCGTCGGCAAGGGCCCCGGCGCCACCGCGATCCCGTTGGAGCTGCCCCCCTTCACCCTGGTCGGAGCCACCACCCGGGCCGGGCTGCTGCCGCCCCCGCTGCGCGACCGCTTCGGCTTCACCGGCCACATGGAGTTCTACACCCCCGCCGAGCTGGAACGCGTGATCCACCGCTCCGCCCGCCTGCTCGACGTCGAGACGGACGCCGCCGGCGCCGCCGAGATCGCCGGCCGCTCCCGCGGCACGCCCCGCATCGCCAACCGGCTGCTGCGCCGCGTACGGGACTACGCCCAGGTCAAGGCCGACGGCCGGATCGACCGGGAGACCGCGGCGGCGGCCCTCGGGGTGTACGAGGTCGACGCCCGCGGCCTGGACCGGCTGGACCGGGCGGTGCTGGGCGCCCTGCTCAAGCTGTTCGGCGGCGGTCCGGTCGGCCTGTCCACCCTGGCGGTCGCCGTCGGGGAGGAGCGGGAGACCGTCGAGGAGGTCGCCGAGCCCTTCCTCGTCCGCGAAGGGCTGCTGGCCAGGACCCCGCGCGGACGGGTCGCCACCCCCGCTGCCTGGGCCCACCTGGGAATGGTCCAGCCACAGAACGGCGTAACGGGACAACAGGGCCTGTTCGGGGCGTGA
- the ruvA gene encoding Holliday junction branch migration protein RuvA: MIAFVSGPVAALAPTTAVIEVGGIGMAVQCAPNTLADLRVGQQARLATSLVVREDSLTLYGFADDDERQVFELLQTASGVGPRLAQAMLATHTPDALRLAVATGDEKALTAVSGIGKKGAQKLLLELKDRLGEPVGGHAPGQGIGAAVSASWRDQLQAALIGLGYATREADEAVAAVAPQAEEALAAGGPAPVPQLLRAALQTLNRAR, encoded by the coding sequence ATGATCGCCTTCGTCAGCGGCCCCGTCGCCGCGCTCGCCCCGACCACGGCCGTCATCGAGGTCGGCGGCATCGGCATGGCCGTCCAGTGCGCGCCCAACACCCTGGCCGACCTGCGCGTCGGCCAACAGGCCAGACTCGCCACCTCCCTCGTCGTCCGCGAGGACTCGCTGACGCTCTACGGCTTCGCCGACGACGACGAACGACAGGTCTTCGAACTCCTGCAGACCGCCAGCGGCGTCGGCCCCCGCCTCGCCCAGGCCATGCTCGCCACCCACACACCCGACGCCCTGCGCCTCGCCGTCGCCACCGGCGACGAGAAGGCCCTCACCGCGGTCTCCGGCATCGGCAAGAAGGGTGCCCAGAAACTCCTGCTCGAACTGAAGGACCGGCTCGGCGAACCCGTCGGCGGCCACGCCCCCGGCCAGGGCATCGGCGCCGCCGTCTCCGCCTCCTGGCGCGACCAGCTCCAGGCCGCGCTCATCGGCCTCGGCTACGCCACCCGCGAGGCGGACGAAGCCGTCGCCGCCGTCGCCCCGCAGGCCGAGGAAGCCCTGGCCGCAGGCGGCCCGGCCCCCGTGCCGCAGCTCCTGCGCGCCGCCCTGCAGACCCTCAACCGGGCACGCTGA
- the ruvC gene encoding crossover junction endodeoxyribonuclease RuvC, translated as MRVLGVDPGLTRCGVGVVEGVAGRPLTMRGVGVVRTPADAELGDRLVAVERGIEEWLDEHRPDCVAVERVFAQHNVRTVMGTAQASAIAMLCAARRGLPVALHTPSEVKAAVSGSGRADKAQVGAMVTRLLRLDAPPKPADAADALALAICHIWRAPALNRLQQAHAAAARTSRTTAVPVRKVPR; from the coding sequence GTGCGGGTGCTCGGCGTGGACCCGGGTCTGACCAGGTGCGGCGTCGGCGTCGTCGAAGGCGTCGCCGGACGGCCCCTGACCATGCGCGGCGTGGGCGTCGTCCGCACCCCGGCCGACGCGGAGCTGGGCGACCGTCTGGTGGCCGTCGAACGCGGCATCGAGGAGTGGCTCGACGAACACCGCCCCGACTGCGTCGCCGTCGAGCGCGTCTTCGCCCAGCACAACGTCCGTACGGTGATGGGCACCGCCCAGGCCAGTGCCATCGCCATGCTCTGCGCGGCCCGGCGCGGCCTCCCCGTCGCCCTGCACACCCCCAGCGAGGTCAAGGCCGCCGTCTCCGGCAGCGGACGCGCCGACAAGGCCCAGGTCGGAGCCATGGTCACCCGGCTCCTGCGGCTGGACGCCCCGCCGAAACCGGCCGACGCCGCCGACGCCCTGGCGCTCGCCATCTGCCACATCTGGCGCGCCCCCGCCCTCAACCGCCTCCAGCAGGCGCACGCGGCGGCCGCCCGCACCTCGCGCACCACCGCCGTTCCCGTCCGGAAGGTCCCCCGATGA
- a CDS encoding YebC/PmpR family DNA-binding transcriptional regulator: protein MSGHSKWATTKHKKAVIDAKRGKLFAKLIKNIEVAARTGGVDPEGNPTLVDAIQKAKKSSVPNKNIDSAVKRGGGLEAGGVDYQTIMYEGYGPNGVAVLIECLTDNRNRAASDVRVAMTRNGGSMADPGSVSYLFNRKGVVIVPKGELTEDDVLGAVLEAGAEEVNDLGDTYEVVSEATDLVAVRTALQQEGIDYDSAEANFLPTMQVDLDEEGARKIFKLIDALEDSDDVQNVFANFDVSDEVMAKVDA from the coding sequence ATGTCCGGCCACTCTAAATGGGCTACGACGAAGCACAAGAAGGCCGTGATTGACGCCAAGCGCGGCAAGCTCTTCGCGAAGCTGATCAAGAACATCGAGGTCGCGGCCCGCACCGGTGGTGTGGACCCCGAGGGCAACCCGACCCTCGTGGACGCGATCCAGAAGGCGAAGAAGAGTTCGGTCCCGAACAAGAACATCGACTCCGCGGTCAAGCGCGGTGGCGGTCTCGAGGCCGGTGGCGTCGACTACCAGACGATCATGTACGAGGGTTACGGACCCAACGGTGTCGCGGTGCTCATCGAGTGCCTCACCGACAACCGCAACCGTGCCGCGTCCGACGTACGCGTCGCCATGACGCGCAACGGCGGCTCGATGGCCGACCCCGGCTCCGTCTCGTACCTCTTCAACCGCAAGGGCGTCGTCATCGTCCCCAAGGGCGAGCTGACGGAGGACGACGTGCTCGGTGCCGTCCTCGAAGCGGGCGCCGAGGAGGTCAACGACCTGGGCGACACCTACGAGGTCGTCAGCGAGGCCACCGACCTGGTCGCGGTCCGTACCGCGCTCCAGCAGGAGGGCATCGACTACGACTCGGCCGAGGCCAACTTCCTGCCCACCATGCAGGTCGACCTCGACGAGGAGGGCGCCCGCAAGATCTTCAAGCTGATCGACGCGCTGGAGGACAGCGACGACGTGCAGAACGTCTTCGCCAACTTCGACGTCAGCGACGAGGTCATGGCCAAGGTGGACGCCTGA
- the pdxT gene encoding pyridoxal 5'-phosphate synthase glutaminase subunit PdxT codes for MSETPVIGVLALQGDVREHLIALASANALARPVRRPEELAEVDGLVLPGGESTTMSKLAALFGLLEPLRERIAAGMPVYGTCAGMILLADKILDPRAGQETLGGIDMIVRRNAFGRQNESFEAAVEVAGIDGGPVEGVFIRAPWVESVGARAKVVAEHGGHIVAVRQDNALATSFHPELTGDHRLHAYFTEMVRAAG; via the coding sequence ATGAGCGAAACCCCTGTGATCGGCGTCCTGGCCCTCCAGGGCGACGTCCGGGAACACCTGATCGCCCTGGCCTCGGCGAATGCCCTGGCCAGGCCGGTCCGGCGTCCCGAGGAACTGGCGGAGGTCGACGGCCTGGTCCTGCCCGGCGGCGAGTCCACCACCATGTCCAAGCTGGCCGCCCTGTTCGGCCTGCTGGAGCCCCTGCGCGAGCGGATCGCGGCCGGCATGCCCGTCTACGGCACCTGCGCCGGGATGATTTTGCTCGCCGACAAGATCCTCGACCCCCGCGCGGGCCAGGAGACGCTCGGCGGCATCGACATGATCGTGCGCCGTAACGCTTTCGGGCGGCAGAACGAGTCCTTCGAGGCGGCCGTCGAGGTCGCCGGGATCGACGGCGGACCGGTGGAGGGCGTCTTCATCCGGGCCCCCTGGGTCGAGTCCGTGGGCGCCCGCGCGAAGGTCGTCGCCGAGCACGGCGGACACATCGTGGCCGTACGGCAGGACAACGCGCTCGCCACGTCCTTCCACCCGGAACTGACCGGCGATCACCGGCTCCACGCGTACTTCACCGAGATGGTGCGCGCGGCCGGGTGA
- the pdxS gene encoding pyridoxal 5'-phosphate synthase lyase subunit PdxS: protein MSTLPSTPQSADTPATGTARVKRGMAEQLKGGVIMDVVNAEQAKIAEDAGAVAVMALERVPADIRKDGGVARMSDPNMIEEIIEAVSIPVMAKSRIGHFVEAQVLQSLGVDYIDESEVLTPADEVNHSDKFAFTTPFVCGATNLGEALRRIAEGAAMIRSKGEAGTGNVVEAVRHLRQIKNEIARLRGYDNNELYAAAKELRAPYELVKEVAELGKLPVVLFSAGGVATPADAALMRQLGAEGVFVGSGIFKSGDPAKRAAAIVKATTFFDDPKIIADASRNLGEAMVGINCDTLPEAERYANRGW from the coding sequence GTGTCCACACTCCCCAGCACCCCGCAGTCCGCCGACACCCCGGCCACCGGCACCGCGCGCGTCAAGCGCGGCATGGCCGAGCAGCTCAAGGGCGGCGTGATCATGGACGTCGTCAACGCCGAGCAGGCGAAGATCGCCGAGGACGCGGGCGCCGTGGCCGTCATGGCCCTGGAGCGGGTGCCGGCCGACATCCGCAAGGACGGCGGCGTGGCCCGGATGTCCGACCCGAACATGATCGAGGAGATCATCGAGGCGGTGTCCATCCCGGTGATGGCCAAGTCCCGCATCGGGCACTTCGTCGAGGCGCAGGTGCTCCAGTCCCTCGGCGTCGACTACATCGACGAGTCCGAGGTCCTCACCCCGGCCGACGAGGTCAACCACAGCGACAAGTTCGCCTTCACCACCCCGTTCGTCTGCGGTGCCACCAACCTGGGCGAGGCGCTGCGCCGGATCGCCGAGGGCGCGGCCATGATCCGCTCCAAGGGCGAGGCCGGCACCGGCAACGTCGTCGAGGCCGTCCGCCACCTGCGCCAGATCAAGAACGAGATCGCCCGGCTGCGCGGCTACGACAACAACGAGCTGTACGCCGCCGCCAAGGAGCTGCGCGCCCCCTACGAGCTGGTCAAGGAGGTCGCCGAGCTGGGCAAGCTGCCCGTCGTGCTGTTCTCCGCGGGCGGCGTCGCCACCCCGGCGGACGCGGCGCTGATGCGGCAGCTCGGGGCCGAGGGCGTCTTCGTCGGCTCCGGCATCTTCAAGTCCGGCGACCCGGCCAAGCGCGCCGCCGCCATCGTGAAGGCCACCACCTTCTTCGACGACCCGAAGATCATCGCGGACGCCTCCCGCAACCTGGGCGAGGCCATGGTCGGCATCAACTGCGACACGCTGCCCGAGGCCGAGCGCTACGCGAACCGCGGCTGGTAA
- a CDS encoding glycosyltransferase family 4 protein has protein sequence MKIGIVCPYSWDVPGGVQFHIRDLAEHLIRLGHEVSVLAPADDETPLPPYVVSAGRAVPVRYNGSVARLNFGFLSAARVRRWLHEGTFDVVHIHEPTSPSLGLLTCWAAQGPIVATFHTSNPRSRAMIAAYAILQAALEKISARIAVSEYARRTLVEHLGGDAVVIPNGVDVDFFARAEPRPEWQGGTIGFIGRIDEPRKGLPVLMRALPAILAARPETRLLVAGRGDEEEAVASLPKEMRSRVEFLGMVSDEDKARLLRSVDLYVAPNTGGESFGIILVEAMSAGAPVLASDLDAFAQVLDQGAAGELFANEDADALAGAAIRLLGDPERRAGLRERGSAHVRRFDWSTVGADILAVYETVTDGAASVAADERTGLRGRFGPAR, from the coding sequence GTGAAGATCGGCATCGTCTGCCCGTACTCCTGGGACGTACCGGGCGGTGTGCAGTTCCACATCCGGGACCTGGCCGAACACCTCATCCGGCTCGGCCACGAGGTGTCCGTGCTGGCGCCCGCCGACGACGAGACGCCGCTGCCGCCGTACGTGGTCTCCGCCGGCCGGGCCGTGCCCGTGCGCTACAACGGTTCCGTGGCCCGGCTGAACTTCGGCTTCCTGTCGGCGGCGCGGGTGCGGCGCTGGCTGCACGAGGGCACGTTCGACGTCGTCCACATCCATGAGCCGACCTCGCCGTCGCTGGGCCTGCTGACCTGCTGGGCGGCCCAGGGGCCGATCGTCGCCACGTTCCACACGTCCAACCCGCGCTCCCGCGCGATGATCGCCGCGTACGCCATCCTGCAGGCCGCGCTGGAGAAGATCAGCGCGCGGATCGCGGTCAGCGAGTATGCCCGCCGGACCCTCGTCGAGCACCTCGGCGGGGACGCCGTCGTCATCCCGAACGGTGTGGACGTCGACTTCTTCGCGAGGGCCGAGCCCCGGCCCGAGTGGCAGGGCGGCACCATCGGCTTCATCGGGCGCATCGACGAGCCGCGCAAGGGGCTGCCCGTCCTGATGCGGGCCCTGCCCGCCATCCTGGCCGCCCGCCCGGAGACCAGACTGCTGGTGGCCGGCCGGGGCGACGAGGAGGAGGCCGTCGCCTCGCTGCCGAAGGAGATGCGCTCGCGCGTGGAGTTCCTGGGCATGGTGAGCGACGAGGACAAGGCGCGGCTGCTGCGCAGCGTCGACCTGTACGTGGCGCCCAACACCGGGGGCGAGAGCTTCGGCATCATCCTGGTCGAGGCCATGTCGGCGGGCGCGCCGGTCCTCGCCAGCGACCTGGACGCCTTCGCCCAGGTGCTGGACCAGGGCGCGGCGGGCGAACTGTTCGCCAACGAGGACGCCGACGCGCTGGCCGGGGCGGCGATCCGGCTGCTGGGCGACCCGGAGCGGCGCGCCGGACTGCGCGAGCGGGGCAGCGCCCATGTGCGGCGCTTCGACTGGTCGACGGTCGGGGCGGACATCCTCGCCGTGTACGAGACGGTGACGGACGGCGCCGCCTCGGTCGCGGCGGACGAGCGCACCGGACTGCGCGGCCGGTTCGGGCCCGCCCGGTAG
- a CDS encoding phosphatidylinositol mannoside acyltransferase: MSGPGPDARPGVRERLSDGLYGLGWAAVKTLPEPVARALFRTLADQVWRRRGKSVLRLESNLARVVPDADAARLAALSRAGMRSYMRYWMESFRLPTWSPERIKASIDVTDAHRLTDGLDSGRGVILALPHLGNWDLAGAWVTTDLKVPFTTVAERLKPESLYDRFVAYREGLGMEVLPHTGGAAFGTLARRLRSGGLVCLVADRDLSSSGVEVSFFGDTARMPAGPALLAQQTGALLLPVTLSYDDTPVMKARIHPPVEVPDAGDRAARTSRMTQALADAFALGIAEHPEDWHMLQRLWIADLEPRGDRSGDTT, from the coding sequence GTGAGCGGCCCCGGCCCGGACGCGCGGCCGGGCGTGCGGGAACGGCTGAGCGACGGGCTGTACGGGCTGGGCTGGGCGGCGGTCAAGACGCTGCCCGAACCGGTGGCGCGGGCCCTGTTCCGTACCCTCGCCGACCAGGTGTGGCGGCGGCGCGGCAAGAGCGTGCTGCGGCTGGAGTCCAACCTCGCCAGGGTCGTGCCGGACGCCGACGCGGCGCGGCTGGCGGCCCTTTCGCGCGCGGGCATGCGCTCGTACATGCGCTACTGGATGGAGTCGTTCCGGCTGCCCACCTGGAGTCCGGAGCGGATCAAGGCGTCCATCGACGTGACGGACGCCCACCGGCTGACGGACGGCCTCGACTCCGGGCGCGGGGTGATCCTCGCCCTGCCGCACCTGGGCAACTGGGACCTGGCCGGGGCGTGGGTGACCACGGACCTGAAGGTGCCGTTCACCACGGTCGCCGAGCGGCTGAAGCCCGAGTCGCTGTACGACCGGTTCGTCGCCTACCGCGAGGGCCTGGGCATGGAGGTGCTGCCGCACACCGGCGGCGCCGCGTTCGGGACGCTGGCCCGGCGGCTGCGGTCGGGCGGCCTGGTCTGTCTGGTAGCCGACCGCGATCTGTCCTCGTCCGGGGTGGAGGTGTCGTTCTTCGGCGACACGGCCCGGATGCCGGCCGGCCCCGCGCTGCTCGCTCAGCAGACCGGCGCGCTGCTGCTGCCGGTGACGCTCTCGTACGACGACACGCCGGTGATGAAGGCCCGTATCCATCCGCCCGTCGAGGTGCCCGACGCGGGTGACCGGGCCGCGCGGACGTCCCGGATGACCCAGGCGCTGGCCGACGCGTTCGCCCTGGGCATCGCCGAGCACCCGGAGGACTGGCACATGCTGCAACGGCTGTGGATCGCCGACCTCGAACCCCGCGGAGACCGGAGCGGAGACACGACGTGA
- the pgsA gene encoding phosphatidylinositol phosphate synthase encodes MLNKYARAFFTRVLTPFAALLLRLGVSPDAVTLIGTAGVMAGALVFFPMGEFFWGTIVITIFVFSDLVDGNMARQAGISSRWGAFLDSTLDRVADGAIFGGFALWYAGSGDDNILCAVAIFCLASGQVVSYTKARGESIGLPVAVNGLVERAERLVISLVAAGFAGLHKFGVPGIQVLLPIALWIVAVGSLVTLIQRVVTVRRESAEADAADAAGR; translated from the coding sequence ATGCTGAACAAGTACGCGCGTGCCTTTTTCACGCGTGTTCTCACGCCGTTCGCCGCACTGCTCCTCCGCCTCGGCGTGAGCCCTGACGCCGTCACCCTGATCGGTACGGCCGGGGTGATGGCCGGTGCGCTGGTCTTCTTCCCGATGGGGGAGTTCTTCTGGGGCACGATCGTCATCACGATCTTCGTGTTCTCGGACCTCGTGGACGGGAACATGGCGCGCCAGGCCGGGATCTCCAGCCGCTGGGGGGCGTTCCTGGACTCCACGCTCGACCGGGTCGCGGACGGGGCCATCTTCGGCGGCTTCGCCCTCTGGTACGCGGGCAGCGGCGACGACAACATCCTGTGCGCGGTGGCGATCTTCTGCCTCGCCAGCGGCCAGGTGGTCTCGTACACCAAGGCGCGCGGCGAGTCGATCGGTCTGCCAGTGGCGGTCAACGGGCTCGTGGAGCGCGCCGAGCGCCTGGTGATCTCGCTGGTGGCAGCCGGTTTCGCGGGGCTGCACAAGTTCGGCGTGCCGGGCATCCAGGTGCTGCTGCCGATCGCGCTGTGGATCGTCGCCGTCGGCAGCCTGGTGACGCTGATCCAGCGCGTCGTCACCGTGCGCCGCGAGTCCGCCGAGGCGGACGCGGCCGACGCGGCCGGGCGGTGA